The segment TGCCGCTTCACAATTAATCAGAGGAGATATAGATCATATTGAAGGAAGCGAAAAAGCGCCGATCGGTTTATACAGCGGTGCTGTGAAAGGGAAAAATAAAGAAAATGTCACTGTGTTCGGCACGTATGACGATGCCTTTTTACTGCCTAAGCTGACAAAAGGACATCTCTTCAAAGAAAAAAATGAAATCATTATTTCACAAAATTTAGCCGATTCCGGGTATAAAATAGGCGATAAAATCAAGGTGGGAAGCTATAACGATTCTTTGAAGATCGTCGGGATCTTCCCTGAAACATATTACACCGTTTCACCGGTCATTTATACTGATCTGGATACGTGGACCGCTTTGAAGTATGGCAAACAGCCGTTTTCATCCAAAGACGAACAGCCGATCAATGCTATCGTTACGAAACATGAAGCCAAATTTACTAAAGATACTCCGTCTAAAGAACTGCAAAAATTGACGATCGATGAGTTTATCGAAAGTATCCCAGGCTATTCTGCTCAGAACATGACACTTAACGCTATGATTTATTTCTTGTTCTTAGTGGTGGCGGCAGTCGTCGGGATATTTATGTACGTGATCACATTACAAAAGACAGCGATCTTTGGTGTGATGAAAGCACAAGGTGTCCGCAACAGTTTTATTACAAAATCATTGGTAGCACAGTCATTTATCATAGGACTTGCAGGAGTGGTGCTCGCTGTTGTGTTTGCTTATTTGATCAGCTTGGTTTTACCAGCCGCAATGCCGTTTGCCGTATTTTGGTCGCAATGGTTATTGTATAGCGGGATCTTGATACTTGTAGCAATGATCGGCGGAGTCTTTTCTATTCGAACGATCGCTAAAGTCGATCCAATCACGGCAATAGGAGGTTAATGGAAAATGAAAAAAATATTGACAATGAATAAAATCGTTAAAACGTTTGGCTCCGGTCGGACAGAGGTGACTGCATTGAAAGGCATCGATTTTAGCGTCAAAGAGGGTGAGTTTATCAGCATCATTGGTCCTTCTGGTTCTGGAAAAAGCACTTTTCTGACAATTTCAGGTGGACTGCAGACGCCGACTTCCGGTGAGATCATGATCAATGGCCGTTCCTTTAATGGACTTTCAGAAAAGAAACGGGCAGATTTGCGGTTTGAAGAAATCGGCTTTATTCTTCAAAGTTCCAATCTGATCCCATTTTTAAAAGTAAGTGAACAATTTGAATTAGTCGATCGTGTCACACAGAAAAAAGAAAAATCTGAAAAAATCGATAGATTATTGCGTTCTTTGGATATCGAATCCTTAAAAAACAGCTATCCTAAAGATCTATCCGGCGGTGAAAGACAGCGTGTGGCGATCGCCCGTGCATTATACAATGACCCAAGTTTGATTTTAGCGGACGAACCGACGGCCAGTTTGGATACGGATCACGCCTATGAAGTCGTAAAACTTTTAGTAAAAGAAGCCCATGAAAAGCAAAAAGCGACTGTCATGGTCACCCATGATGCTCGAATGATCCAATGGAGCGATCGCGTTTATCGTATGGAAGACGGTTATTTAGTGGAAGCCGACAAGAAAGAGCTGATTCCTTCGTAAAGTGCCAAAATATTTCATGACAAGAAAGTTCATTGCACGTATAATCGGTAGAGGAGGGATGCAGATGCCAAAGGAAACCTTTTTGAATTTACCGAATGAAAAGAAACAGCGAATCAACGAACTATTATTGGAGACATTTTGCAAACAACATATCAGCCAAGTAAAAGTCGCCGAGATCGTTGAAAAAATGGGTATGTCGCGGGGCGCTTTTTATAAGTATTTTCAGGATCTTGAGGACGCGTACTTGTATACGATCCACAGCAGTTCTCAACTCATCCACCAAGATATTTTGACATTCGTTGATCAGAACAAGCATGATTTCTTTTTAGGTATCGAAAAATATTTGGCTTGGTGTTGTGATTTGGATCATAGCGATCCTTATTGGCAGAGGCTGTATTTGCTGACGAAGCGTAATGATCAACAAACAACAAAACGCAGACCCTTATCAGCTGATTCGAAAATGGTGCGTCAATGGCTTGATTTATTGAAAACCAATCACTTTAAAATACAATCACCGGAAGAGGC is part of the Enterococcus mediterraneensis genome and harbors:
- a CDS encoding ABC transporter ATP-binding protein — encoded protein: MKKILTMNKIVKTFGSGRTEVTALKGIDFSVKEGEFISIIGPSGSGKSTFLTISGGLQTPTSGEIMINGRSFNGLSEKKRADLRFEEIGFILQSSNLIPFLKVSEQFELVDRVTQKKEKSEKIDRLLRSLDIESLKNSYPKDLSGGERQRVAIARALYNDPSLILADEPTASLDTDHAYEVVKLLVKEAHEKQKATVMVTHDARMIQWSDRVYRMEDGYLVEADKKELIPS
- a CDS encoding ABC transporter permease; this encodes MFLAMKEIRYSKLRYGLIIGIMFLVAYVVFMLSGLANGLAEEFKKAIDDWDGEEIVLSEDANQVFAASQLIRGDIDHIEGSEKAPIGLYSGAVKGKNKENVTVFGTYDDAFLLPKLTKGHLFKEKNEIIISQNLADSGYKIGDKIKVGSYNDSLKIVGIFPETYYTVSPVIYTDLDTWTALKYGKQPFSSKDEQPINAIVTKHEAKFTKDTPSKELQKLTIDEFIESIPGYSAQNMTLNAMIYFLFLVVAAVVGIFMYVITLQKTAIFGVMKAQGVRNSFITKSLVAQSFIIGLAGVVLAVVFAYLISLVLPAAMPFAVFWSQWLLYSGILILVAMIGGVFSIRTIAKVDPITAIGG
- a CDS encoding TetR family transcriptional regulator, producing MTRKFIARIIGRGGMQMPKETFLNLPNEKKQRINELLLETFCKQHISQVKVAEIVEKMGMSRGAFYKYFQDLEDAYLYTIHSSSQLIHQDILTFVDQNKHDFFLGIEKYLAWCCDLDHSDPYWQRLYLLTKRNDQQTTKRRPLSADSKMVRQWLDLLKTNHFKIQSPEEAVSFLYFSMSLVMNSLADFITNEWSKEELLTDFRYKANWLSDGVKK